One Deltaproteobacteria bacterium genomic region harbors:
- a CDS encoding integrase yields the protein MTDIVLSVTQNIMLPSLIFQAGDSAQKRFLDFFLVTIRNPNTRAAYGYATGAFFKWCEYRGVSLSQVTPMVVSAYVEQHPGSPLTIKQHLAAIRCLFDHLATGGIVPFNPAAPVKGPRYKLTKGKTPVLDQAEAAGILAACDISTIVGMRDRALFSVMLYSFARISAVLATKIEDYYRKSGRAWLRLHEKGGRFHEVPLHHAADRALSEYLEAASVKEKKAWIFQSTDPSTGQVTGRAMTRASALERVKTAANVAGLGDKVSNHSFRATGITLYRKAGGTLDKAQQIAGHANAETTRLYDRSGDEISAAEVERIQLDTLVGGSSG from the coding sequence ATGACCGATATAGTTCTGAGCGTAACGCAAAACATAATGCTCCCGTCCTTAATTTTTCAAGCCGGGGACTCAGCTCAAAAGCGCTTCCTAGACTTCTTTCTCGTGACCATCCGCAATCCCAACACCCGTGCTGCCTATGGCTATGCTACTGGAGCCTTCTTCAAGTGGTGCGAATATAGGGGGGTATCCCTATCTCAGGTAACTCCTATGGTGGTGTCGGCATACGTGGAGCAGCACCCAGGATCCCCGCTAACTATAAAGCAGCACCTGGCTGCCATACGATGTCTTTTCGATCATTTGGCCACTGGTGGGATCGTTCCCTTTAATCCCGCGGCACCAGTCAAGGGACCCCGGTACAAATTGACCAAGGGGAAAACGCCAGTTCTGGATCAGGCCGAGGCTGCTGGAATTCTCGCCGCGTGCGACATATCGACCATCGTTGGAATGCGGGATAGGGCGCTGTTCAGTGTCATGCTTTACTCCTTTGCCCGTATATCTGCGGTTCTCGCCACCAAAATCGAAGATTATTACCGCAAGTCTGGCAGAGCGTGGCTGAGGTTGCACGAAAAAGGCGGACGTTTCCATGAAGTGCCTCTTCATCACGCTGCTGATAGAGCTTTGAGTGAATATCTTGAGGCGGCAAGTGTGAAAGAGAAGAAAGCGTGGATATTCCAATCAACTGATCCATCTACTGGACAGGTGACGGGAAGGGCGATGACCAGAGCTTCTGCGCTTGAGCGTGTTAAGACCGCGGCTAATGTTGCGGGACTAGGGGATAAGGTCTCCAATCACTCATTCCGAGCCACAGGTATAACCTTGTACAGGAAAGCCGGTGGGACGCTTGATAAGGCGCAGCAGATTGCTGGCCATGCGAATGCTGAGACCACGAGATTATATGATCGGTCGGGGGATGAGATTTCGGCGGCGGAAGTGGAGAGGATTCAGTTGGATACCTTAGTTGGCGGGTCTTCTGGCTGA
- a CDS encoding helix-turn-helix domain-containing protein translates to MSELFNGIMNGIEEATELVLGNKTKGRVTRAEFVPVRTMTAAQIKAIRTRFALSQIELAALMDVSVDAVRKWEQGKNKPEGPSRRFLQGLDLRGEDFLHTFYRND, encoded by the coding sequence ATGAGTGAACTATTCAACGGAATCATGAATGGAATCGAAGAGGCCACGGAGCTCGTGCTTGGTAATAAGACAAAGGGCCGAGTCACACGGGCTGAATTCGTACCTGTACGAACAATGACGGCTGCTCAAATCAAAGCCATCCGCACTCGCTTTGCCCTATCGCAAATAGAGCTAGCCGCCCTTATGGATGTAAGCGTAGACGCGGTACGCAAGTGGGAGCAGGGGAAGAACAAACCCGAAGGACCGTCGAGACGCTTTCTCCAAGGGCTTGATCTGAGGGGCGAGGATTTTCTCCACACCTTCTATCGGAATGACTAA
- a CDS encoding addiction module toxin RelE yields the protein MTLVLKRAFAEPVTFQKDWASAGLTDGDLRELQTTILLDPDAGDLIAGTGGLRKIRVGAKGKGKRGGGRVIYKDFPRYGWTVFLYLYLKNDKTDLSAAEKQTIRDALPKLEEAIRALYIGRER from the coding sequence GTGACTCTTGTCTTGAAGCGTGCTTTTGCTGAACCTGTAACATTCCAAAAAGATTGGGCTTCTGCCGGTTTGACAGATGGTGATCTGCGTGAACTTCAGACCACAATTTTGCTTGATCCCGACGCGGGTGACCTTATCGCGGGCACCGGAGGACTTCGGAAGATTAGGGTCGGTGCCAAGGGTAAGGGCAAACGCGGAGGTGGACGAGTCATCTACAAGGATTTCCCAAGATATGGCTGGACTGTTTTTCTCTACCTTTACCTGAAAAACGATAAGACCGACCTTTCGGCCGCAGAGAAGCAAACGATTCGAGATGCACTACCGAAATTAGAAGAGGCGATTCGAGCCCTTTACATAGGTCGGGAGAGGTGA
- a CDS encoding helix-turn-helix domain-containing protein, with amino-acid sequence MSKLFRDLKESIEGMDDFLRGKKVKGLTVKTVEIEPVVIYSAKSIKRLRARLKLSQAVLAGILGVTDKAVQAWEAGTNQPTGPAARMIDLLEKKPAEVVSLYIKRA; translated from the coding sequence ATGAGCAAGTTGTTCAGAGACCTAAAGGAGTCCATCGAGGGGATGGACGATTTCCTCAGGGGCAAAAAAGTCAAAGGTCTCACCGTGAAGACGGTAGAAATTGAGCCTGTTGTCATTTACTCTGCAAAGTCGATTAAACGTCTCAGAGCGCGCTTGAAACTCAGCCAAGCGGTTTTAGCTGGGATACTCGGCGTCACCGACAAGGCCGTACAGGCATGGGAGGCCGGCACCAATCAGCCCACTGGACCAGCGGCGCGGATGATCGATCTTCTTGAGAAGAAGCCAGCGGAAGTCGTATCCCTATATATCAAGAGAGCCTAA
- a CDS encoding addiction module toxin RelE: protein MQNPNAGILIQETGGIRKVRHPLPGKGKSGSIRVFYYDYIAIEHLFLLVVIKKSQRENLTRTERHLLKQLIEKVTAEYESKRRRRK, encoded by the coding sequence ATGCAAAACCCCAATGCAGGCATACTTATCCAAGAGACTGGCGGAATTCGCAAGGTTAGGCATCCCCTTCCTGGAAAGGGAAAGTCTGGCAGCATTCGAGTGTTTTACTACGACTACATTGCGATAGAGCACTTGTTCCTGTTGGTAGTCATTAAGAAAAGTCAGCGTGAAAATCTGACAAGGACTGAGCGGCACCTACTCAAACAACTAATCGAGAAGGTCACCGCTGAATATGAGTCAAAGCGAAGGAGGCGAAAATGA
- a CDS encoding helix-turn-helix transcriptional regulator: MAAKRFQREELCFRLEIRLNINIKSTDPMLRRRSMKLRYALNRYLRHSGMSVSTLAQRSGLPKGTLQGWCLGKTPRNMEQVRKLSKFIGVSLDSLLFDEADYETIKIASDQLEGFTVDSDGWHRGTLEVRFRHVPGQARKN; encoded by the coding sequence ATGGCAGCGAAGCGATTCCAAAGAGAAGAATTATGCTTCCGATTGGAAATTCGCCTAAATATCAACATAAAGAGCACCGATCCCATGCTCAGGAGAAGGTCCATGAAGCTTAGGTATGCATTAAATAGGTATCTCAGGCACTCCGGGATGAGTGTATCTACCCTTGCCCAGCGGTCAGGGCTACCCAAAGGTACTTTGCAGGGATGGTGCCTTGGCAAAACTCCGCGCAATATGGAACAGGTCCGAAAGTTGTCGAAGTTTATAGGCGTATCTTTGGATTCACTTCTTTTCGACGAGGCAGACTACGAAACTATAAAGATCGCTAGCGATCAACTTGAAGGCTTCACTGTGGATTCCGACGGATGGCATAGAGGAACCTTGGAGGTGCGTTTTAGGCACGTACCAGGTCAGGCCAGAAAAAATTAG
- a CDS encoding collagen-like protein, producing MKTSFLTLLLSVLSCTQSPPPSNTSEDGNGSTSESSFNTDTVPSKKSAHKPAEPQTAEVKIWLTAELPKCDSDRDGLIYYVMLDSVFKYCSQGGWRLVDLRGPKGESGATGPTGIAGSPGHPGSPGSQGAQGVAGTQGSQGPTGPAGEAGFNSLVRVVHESPGPNCSRGGLAIKAGLDNGSGGVARDGELQDAEVNSTNYVCNPDTGTLQVYDSTAVAKYQLIDVLHFSDVNTDSIAYGGRMESLGLLVKSLGNNSYTLYQLAGAHYWNSKSYPLTNPAGLSRVNVSSEVYYTSTDCTGQGYLRYWQLASFPQWTTTLMLKFTNFSLAYFDSYEVTASTPFREQSAGTNFASKGVPSSCVRESSSESVGIPVVVRSSTFASSIGAGWYISP from the coding sequence ATGAAAACATCATTTTTGACACTGTTACTGAGCGTACTGAGCTGTACCCAGTCCCCCCCACCTTCTAACACCTCTGAGGATGGGAATGGCTCGACCAGCGAGAGCTCTTTTAACACTGATACAGTCCCCTCGAAAAAGTCAGCGCATAAACCAGCCGAACCGCAAACTGCCGAGGTCAAGATATGGCTCACAGCAGAACTGCCTAAATGCGACAGTGACCGTGACGGTCTAATTTATTATGTGATGTTGGACTCCGTCTTCAAATACTGCAGTCAAGGCGGGTGGCGTCTGGTGGACCTGCGCGGACCAAAAGGCGAGTCCGGTGCCACTGGACCCACGGGTATCGCTGGTTCCCCAGGTCATCCGGGATCACCAGGATCTCAGGGAGCGCAAGGTGTGGCTGGGACCCAGGGCAGTCAAGGGCCGACCGGTCCAGCCGGTGAGGCCGGGTTTAACTCGCTAGTGAGGGTCGTCCACGAAAGCCCTGGCCCCAATTGCAGTAGAGGCGGTCTTGCCATTAAAGCCGGTCTCGACAATGGTTCTGGAGGCGTAGCCAGAGATGGAGAGCTACAGGATGCTGAGGTAAACAGCACGAACTACGTTTGCAATCCCGATACAGGAACCTTGCAGGTATACGATTCCACGGCAGTGGCAAAATATCAATTGATAGACGTCTTACACTTTTCGGATGTTAACACAGACTCCATCGCCTATGGGGGAAGAATGGAGAGCCTGGGACTACTTGTTAAAAGTCTTGGCAATAATAGTTATACACTGTACCAGCTCGCCGGTGCTCACTACTGGAATAGCAAATCGTATCCATTGACAAATCCTGCAGGTCTTTCGCGCGTCAACGTCTCGTCAGAGGTTTATTATACCTCTACTGACTGTACAGGCCAGGGTTACCTTCGGTACTGGCAGCTCGCGAGTTTTCCTCAGTGGACTACAACGCTTATGCTAAAGTTTACCAATTTCAGCCTTGCCTATTTTGATTCCTACGAAGTAACGGCTTCTACTCCATTCAGAGAACAATCTGCCGGAACCAATTTTGCCTCTAAGGGTGTACCGAGCTCATGCGTTCGCGAATCTAGCAGCGAATCGGTCGGAATACCAGTTGTCGTTCGAAGTTCAACCTTCGCATCAAGCATTGGAGCAGGGTGGTATATTTCGCCATGA